In Synechococcus sp. UW69, the sequence CACTCTGATCTTTCGCAAAATCTAGCAAGGTGGAGTAATTCTGAACCACTAGATGGCCTAGATAATGACAAAAATGGCTTTGTTGACGATATCGCGGGCTGGGACTTTGTCGGTAATGACAACAATGCGAATGACGAATCAGGACATGGTACGCATGTTGCTGGAATCTCAAATGCAGCTGCTAATGGCACCGGAATCGTAGGATCAAATCCTGGAGGATACTACTTGCCTGTAAGAGTTTTAGGAAGGAATGGAGGATCAACTGCAAATGTAATTAGAGGAATCAATTATGCACGAGCCAGAGGGTCAAAGGTTATTAATATGAGCCTTGGAGGCAGTGCATATTCCAAGGGAATGTATAATGCAATTAAATCGGCAGGCAATGCCGGAGCATTGGTTATAGCTGCTGCAGGAAATGAATTTCAAAATATAGATAAAAACCCAGCATACCCTGCTGCTTACAACCTAGGTAATATCATCTCAGTGGCAGCATCTGATCCTACTGATTGGTTTGTTCATCCGAAGAACTGGGGATGGGGTACAAACTATGGCCGTCGGAGTGTTGATTTATTAGCACCTGGTCAATCGATTCTATCCGGTCGCCATTATTCAACTTCTGGTCTTATTGAAAAAAGTGGTACATCTATGGCAGCACCTCTAGTCGCAGGTGCAATTAGTTTTTTCTGGGCCAGAAATCCCGACATGAAATGGGATCAAGTTAAAAAAAGAGTTCTCAATAGAGTAGACAAGATACCTGACGCATCAAAATTTACAGTTAGCGGTGGCAGGTTTAATTTTCGGAAGCTGATGGGTGGTATTAAGCCAACTAGAAATTATGAGGCGGACGAACGTTCAACGATCCATGAAATTGATTCATTCGAGTCATTTGAGGGAGATCCATTGATCGAGTATGTACCGACAATCACAAAGTCAAATGTTGACTCGATTGACCATGGTCAAATCACCGACAAAGTCATAACTTTTTTTGATGGCGATGTTGATGAGCGCAAGGAAAAATTCAATAAAATAAAGGATTTTCTTTCGAGTAGTTCTAGGTTTTCGGATCATGTCTCAAGGATTGAACTCATGGATTCTTTGGAGTCTTCAATTGGGGTACTTGATTTTAGGGATAAGCTGTCATCGACGCAGCGACATGACCTTATTCAAACTGTAATTAGTAATGGGTGGGTATCCGAATTCGAAATGGATTCAAATGTTGCTGCATTCTGATTTATTTCAAGCCATAGATATTCTACGACTTATTTTGGCTTGGAAAATCTCTTTACGTGATTATTGTTAGAAATGCAGAGTTTTGAGTTTCACGACTAATTTTCTGACTCTTTAGTCCGAGTGCCTAACCCCGTCAGCAATGGCGGGGTTTTTTATTGCTTGAACAGAGCGGGGAACACTCATGGCAGTCACGTCTTACCCATGCCTCAAAACACTCGCATTGCTCTGTTCCTGATGGGGGAACCGTGCGAAGAATGAATTAATAATATTCTCGATATCTTCAAGTCGTCGTATGAGCCAAAGCAACAAGCTTTCAGGCAAAAGATAGATTCAGAAGAGTGTTTTTGGGGGCGACACTTTGCGGCATTTACCTTGCGAGACTCTGACCTTGTGATCACTTAAATTTTTGGCGTAAAAATAGTAATCACCATTTGTGCGATCGATACCATGAGTCCTCTTTTCTCCCCCGTCAATTCGTCGATTAGTAAAATGATACGCATCAGGCTCAATGGTTAATTTCCACTGGGACTCATGATCACTGTAACTACCAAGCCTGATGCCATCGATTATAGTCATTATTGTTGCTTTGTTGTATTTCGGATGAATGATTATCTCGTACGAAGTGATTTTATCGTTCTCTAATTTGCAAGACAAATAAATCGGAGCAGCGCTCGCAGGTAATACGAGTCCAGCCATAAAAATGAAAAACACCAACTGACGCATGGGTTGGGTGAAACTGCTAGAACTAGATTGATCTATTTTTCCACTCGTTGCAACTTACACGTCATAAATCAAGCTAAAACCACAATACCCCTATGTCGTGCATTGCAGTCATGAAATGAGACTTCTGCAAGTAATCGCTCCTGCCACCGCTATTGCCGTCCTTTCTCCTCTCGCTTTGGTAGGAGATGTGTCTCAGGCTCAAAATCTTCGTCGTCCTATACCTCCTTGTCACGTGCTGAGACTATCGGTCTCTCCAGATAAAGAGTGTTTCGACGATGTCGATCGAGATGGGAAGTTCCAATACAACCGTGGAGATCGGGCATGCGATGCAAAGTCTTGGGTGCGGCATGAGTGGAGCCTGAATTAAGGATCTACTTAGCAGTGCAGCGGCTCTGGCACATACAGCAGTCATGCCATTACCAAGGCGTTCCTAGGAGCGTCTACATGGATGCGAGACGAGCCACCAGCATGGGCTTTCGCATTAAGTACCAGCACCATCAACGCTGTGTAGGTGATGCGCTGGTGCTCACTCCACTCCTCTTCAGTGAAGCCACCCTCACGGTGCAACCTGATGCCTTCCTCGTGATGCTCTGCAATCGCCGCCATGTCACTGGTCAAATCAGTGGGCGCTGCAGACATGCGGGCATCAATCGCAAGGCTTCACGGTAACGCTGGTGATTTATTGCGCCACCGTTAGCCTGTGTGGCATGTAAACGCGTCACTGCGTGGGTTCAGTCGAACACCTCAGACAACATCAATACGCCGTCCCTCAGGGGCAGGAACCACTGGGCAAGAGCCCATTAACCGTGCGCATCTATGCCAGCGATCACGACGCCATCAAAGCGATGGGCAAGGCAGGCGGTCTGTTCGTTCGCAATGCCATCAGGAAGGCGCTGCAAGAACAAGCCCAACAACAGCAATGACCAGCAAGCAAGGGGTGCTTAGTCGTCCCACTTGGCTCCCTTCGAAAGATTCTCAGCAGCAGTAAGGATCTGAAGGTTGTCGGGATGGTGTTCCCCTCCTGCGGCAAGAGGCTTGATGTGATCGACATGGTGCTCTACCCCTGTTTCTCGTGTCCTCCTTCGGCACTCTTCGTAGATCTCTTCAATACGCCTCTTCTCACTGAAAGAAAGGGTTCTGGGATAGGCACCTCGTCTCATCGCACCCCTTAACCGCTGGTCCGCCTT encodes:
- a CDS encoding S8 family serine peptidase, translating into MADPKNLSNPDFFGEYSVQTSDPLSADWQVIEDDGNVTAFIGGDGNIYAGNKDGSKNFRLRRKNGGGLRNDQNGWKIIALDRINEKNTGIYQNSKSGLLQEIKFDSNWRVISRSNSFTAESEKGQDVETNFNQYLGYFSDDGDSTPLDNSILATGWQRRDRNYRHQWSLRNTGQRSGYRAGKDIEADAVFNKYSYPSLGINHDKAWRQNLVAILDTGVNYRHSDLSQNLARWSNSEPLDGLDNDKNGFVDDIAGWDFVGNDNNANDESGHGTHVAGISNAAANGTGIVGSNPGGYYLPVRVLGRNGGSTANVIRGINYARARGSKVINMSLGGSAYSKGMYNAIKSAGNAGALVIAAAGNEFQNIDKNPAYPAAYNLGNIISVAASDPTDWFVHPKNWGWGTNYGRRSVDLLAPGQSILSGRHYSTSGLIEKSGTSMAAPLVAGAISFFWARNPDMKWDQVKKRVLNRVDKIPDASKFTVSGGRFNFRKLMGGIKPTRNYEADERSTIHEIDSFESFEGDPLIEYVPTITKSNVDSIDHGQITDKVITFFDGDVDERKEKFNKIKDFLSSSSRFSDHVSRIELMDSLESSIGVLDFRDKLSSTQRHDLIQTVISNGWVSEFEMDSNVAAF